The bacterium DNA segment GACGATGAGACCTGAAGACGACTATCTCCTGGCGGTCGGATGGGCGCACTATGCGTTCCTGTATCTGGAGTGGGAGGTCATTTATGTCCTCCATCGCATCACCGAAACGGAATTGGCGTCACTGACGGATGACTCACCCAGAGGTCTGTTTCGGAAACTGCAGAAACACTGGACCGACGATCCGGACTATCCGAATCTGGTGGAGCGATACAACGACACCGTGACGCGGCGTGAGCACTTGGCTCACTCTCATCCCGCGACCCTTTCTGACGGTATGCAGAGACTCCACAGGTACAACATTAAGCGAGACAAGGACAGGACTGTAATGTTTATCGAGACGGACTGGCTAAAGCAGCTTGCCGGAGACGCTATCGCCTTGAACTGCGAGTTCAACTCATTCCGTGTTACACGGCACTCTGACCAGACAGAGAGAACTGTCTAATATTGTCTGCAAGTCCCAACAACGGAGTCCGCTATCAGTTCTCGAATCCCTTTCGAGCTCGCTCTATAGCGTCATGCAGAAGCTTGCGCTCATCATCACTTGGCACTTTGCCAATCAAGAATCGACAGCCCTTTTGAGTTGCGTTGCTGTGTAATATAATTGAGGAATTTTCGAAGTCTTCGACTAGGTCTTGAACATCTTCGCTCTCTAACCACTTGGCCTCAACTTTACTTGGCTTTTTTGTGGAACAAAGGTGACGAAGTTCGACGCTTTACCTCTCTTTGACAGCCCGATATAGAATTTGTTGTAGTTGAGTGATACGTCTGGATCAACTTCTCTGGCAATATCAAACAGATGGTCCGTAATTCGCAGCGTGCTTGGACTAGCTTTATCCTCCCAGTAGGGGCGATCTGTTGCTATGCTGGCAGCTCAGGTTGATCGGAGAGACGTTCATGAAGCCAAACTTCATTGAACTCCGGATGGCTCTTCATGGAGATTTGTTTGAGCTGAACAAATTCGGATGCCATCGACGGGTCCTCTTGAAGTGCGAGTATGTGAAACTAGGGGTTCAACCTAGGGATGTCAACCGGCTGGATCTTGTGTAGGTTCGTCTGAGCGTTTCTGCTTTGAGACCCGTGAGGGTACTCTCGGGCGGTGGTTGAGGCGGTGTTGTTTGACATGGGCGGAGTGATCGTGTCGGGGCCGTGGGAGGGGTTTGCGGCCTATGAGCGGGAGAATGGGCTGCCGGAGGGGTTGATTCGGCGGATCAATTCGACTGATTCCGATAGCAATGCTTGGGCGCGGATGGAGCGGGGAGAGATCGGGCTGGAGGAGTTTGCCGTGGCGTTTGAGGGCGAGGCAGCGGCGATGGGTTATCAGGTGGATGGGATGGCGGTGCTGAACGGGCTAGGTGGAGAGCTGATTCCCAGCATGGCCGAGGCGGTTCGTCGGTGCTCGGAGCGGCTGAAGACGGGGCTCTTGACCAACAACTACGCGCCGATGGGGTCTTCAGAGCGGTCTGCGGAGCTGGCCGAGGTGCTGGGGCGGTTTGACGTGGTGATCGAGTCGTCGGTGGTGGGGGTGCGCAAACCCGATCCGGCTTTTTACGCCTTGGCCTGTAAGGCACTCAGCGTGGAGCCCTCGGGGTGCGTGTTTCTCGACGACTTGGGCGTGAACCTCAAGCCGGCTCGGGCCATGGGGATGACCACCATCAAGGTGATTGATCCCGACGAGGCGCTGGCCGAGTTGGAGGCCGCAGTGGGGTTCCCGATCAGAGGTTGAGCCGCAGGGCGTTGGCTAGTTCGGCCCGTAGCTCGGAGTTGCCTTGGCCCTTGGCTGACCAGAGGGAGGCCGTTTTGGCGTGGGTACCATGGCTGCCATGGCCTTCCGGGTCGAATGGACAGATGGCACTCTACGGATCGAACTCAGCAGATGGGATCGCATGGCCAACTTTCGACGAGCCGTTGAGATCGACCGCGCCCAATTGGCCAGTGCGGTTGTTGTCCCGCGTGGGGAACTCGAGACCAAGATCGATCACCGCCAGATCGGAATTGGGGCGCACTTCGGATGGCGATGGCCGGGCAGGCGTCGAGTGGGGACCATGCTCGGCCGGGCCGTGGTCGGAAAACAGTTCTGGGCTGTGGCCCGCAGCGGGCCGGAACTGCCTCTGCTAGTGCTGGACCTGATCGACCACGAATTCGTGAGGGTTGTGATCGATGCGAGCGATTCAGAAGCGATTGCTACATCGATCGGGTCGGACTCTTCGCCTGAACGGGATATCTGACCACAACGACGGCCAGGCGAATGCAGTCCGATGGTGGTCAGGGGTTGAGCCGCAGCGCAGCAGCCAATTCGGCCCGTAGTTCGGGGATGCCCTGGCCCTTGGCTGCGCTGGTCCACAGGACATCGCCGGGGGCGACGCCGAGACCTTGAGCCAGCTCGTTTCGGCGGGCACCGCGGCGGGAGGACTTCACCTTGTCGGCCTTGGTGGCCACCGGGCGCAGCGCCACATCGTGGTGGGTCAGCCACTCCACGGTCTGAAGATCCAACGGTGTGGGGCCGACCAGGCCATCGATCAGCAGCAGCACCTGTACCAGCGCGGGCCGGTCGATCAGGTAGCCGTCCATCATCTGCTGCCAGCGGTAGCGGTCGGACTTGGGGGCTTTGGCGAAGCCGTAGCCGGGGAGGTCCACCAGCCAGCGACCGGGCTCACCCTCCAGTTCAAAGATGTTGAGTAGCCGGGTGGCCCCTGGCGCCTTGGAGGTACGGGCCAAGCCCTTGCGGTTGGCCACTGCGTTCAGAAGCGACGACTTGCCCACATTCGACCGGCCCACCAGCGCTACCTCGCAGCGCGACTCAGGCAGTTGGTTGGCATCGCTGGCCGACCGTAAAAAGCTCAGGGCCAGCGGCTTGGACATCCCTAAAGGCTACCGGCCCCTTTGGCGCGCCTTTGCGGCCTTAAACGAGTCGAAGATGAGCCGCGTCAGAAAGGAAGGGGTTATCTGGATTATCAGGAGAGAAGCCGCAAATGATGGCGGCTTCGCTGTCGGTGAGGCCACGAGCGATCAGGGCTTGGCCAATCTCCGCGGCGAGACGGGGCTTTTCTGGTGGCAATTCATCGCTGACGGGTTCGTGGGTGCGCCAACCCAACTTGCTGAATTTCTTGTAGAAGCTGGTGCGCTGTGTAGCACTGATTGTCTCGAGGCGATACGCGCGTTCGATGAGTGCCTGCATCGATACTCCCCAATGCCTTTTGAGATCGTGCAGCTTGCCAGTGGTGAGGTTGCGGAGTTGGGGGCGGATGGTGTCGGCGGGCATCAGGAATTCGGCAGCGAAGGCCGAGGCGTCGGCTTCTACATCGTCGGGTACCCCATGGCTGTGCAGGCAGAGGTGGCCCAACTCGTGAGCCAGAGTGAGGCGTCGGCGGTCGGTGGGCGGTGTCGAGTTCAGCATGATGACGGGCTGGCTGTCGCTCCACTGTGAGAGGCCGTCGACGCGAGAGGTACCGAAGTCGGCGACAATGATGAGACAACCAGCGGCTTCCATCCACCCTGTGAGATCGCGTACTGGTCCGCTGGGCATGCGCCACTGCATTCGCAGCAGGCGGGCGGCGGTGTCGGGCTCGTACTCGAATGGATCAAACCAGGGGACGGTCAGTTCCACATGAAGCTCCACTTCGTCGAATAGCCGCTGGGCGTGGAGGCGGTAGAGGTTCAGCTGGGCTTCTAGACGACGCCATGCTGTGGCTTTCGCCGTTGCCCGGCGACGCATGTGAGCACCGACAGCTAGTGCCCCCTGCATGCGGTCAGCTTGGTCCAGAAAGTCGGGGGTAAGGCCAAGGGCCGAAGCGATGTCACCCAGAACACCCTCTGTCGGCTCTCGCAGATTGTGTTCGTAGCGGGACAGGGCGGCTTGGGTAATCCCAAGCTGCCCTGCCAGGGCGACTTGGGTCAAACCGCGGGCTCGGCGAGCCGTGGCGATGGCCTCTCCCAGGCTCATTGCTGGATTGTCCCAGACCTCCCACCGGCGTCTGGGAGGCCGAATTGTGGCTGCGGTGGCACCGACGGGCCTGTGATTGGCACCGCGGGCGCGCCTTGTGATGGTTCGGGAAGCTCGACCATCCAGACCATGTTGCCCACGCCATCACGATAGGAGAGGACCGCGGAGCCGATCTCACGGGCTTCTGGCACCCAGCGATACCCTGCGATCAGTCGGACCTCGGTTCTGCCGTCTAGTTGCAGCTCCAGTGACAGCTGCTCGAAGAACGCATTGGCCGCCGCGGTGGGGTAAGAGGCAACGCGGCCATGAGAGTCGTGGCGTTTGATGCGCAGCCGGTAGGTGTCGTCAACCAGGATTTCCCGAGTTGGCCCGCTGTCGACGAACTGGACTGTGTCCGAATCCTCCAGATTGGCGGTCAGGTGGGTCCACAATCGGTCATGAATCCAGTTGGCCAAGCCGCGTTCGCTCGCGTCGGCCACGAATTCAGGAAACGTCGAGCGATAGTCGTTCAAGTCGTTCCGGGCTTTGAAAACGGCAGCACCCAAGGATTCGACGATCTTGTCGCCGAGCGCCTCTAGCACCTCTTGGGGATTTGGATGCGATTTCATACCGGAAAATATACCATCATCGAAACTTTGAGTCGTGTACCTCGGAAAATGACTCAGAGACGACCAGTCGCTAGCTGTTCATCACCTCGATGTCGAGGTGGTCGGCGAAGCGCTCGAGGGCGGCGGCTCGGCGGGTGGGGATGTGCTCGGTGGGAAAACCGTCCACCGCGGCGTATTCCTTGAGAGTGCGGCGGGCGATGGACACCTTGTGCACCTCGTCGGCCCCGTCCACCAGGCGGGAGGCCCGGGCGTTGCGGTACATCTCCTCCAGGGGCATGTCGGCTGAGTAGCCCAGGGCGCCGTGGACCTGGATGGAGCGGTCGATGGCGTTGAACAGCATCTTGGTGCCGTACACCTTGATCATGGCGATTTCGGTGCGCGACGCGGAGGAGCCGTGCTTGTCCATGTGCCAGGCGGCGTGCAGGCACAGCAGCCGGGCCGAGGCGATATCAATGCGGGTCTCGGCGATGAAGTCCTGCACCATCTGCTTTTCGGCCAACAGGCTGCCGTGGGCGAATCGGGACAGAGCCCGCTCGCACATCATGTCCAGCGCCCGCTGCGACTGGCCGATCCAGCGCATGGCGTGGTGGATGCGCCCAGGGCCGAGGCGCTTTTGGGCCAGCACGAACCCGTCGCCGGGCTCGCCGATCAAGTTCTCGGCCGGCACCCGCACGTCGTTGTAGATCACCTCGGAGTGGCCCAGGGGATGGCGGGCGAACTGGCCAGGGTAGGGGTGGTGCATGTTGGGCACGTCCCGCACGATCTCCAAACCGGGGGTGTCGGTGGGCACCACGATCATGGACGACCCCTGATACGGGTGGACATCGGGGTTGGTCACCACCATGGCGATCAGGAAGTCGGCCCCTGAGCCGCCCGAGGTGAACCACTTGTGGCCGTTGATCACCCAGGTGTCGCCGTCGCGCACCGCATTGGTCTCCAACAAGGTGGGGTCGGACCCGGCGGTGTCGGGCTCGGTCATCGAAAAACCCGAACGCAGCTCGCCGGCCAACAGCGGCTCCATCCACTTTTTCTTCTGCTCCTCGTTGCCGCCGATGGCCAATAGTTCGGCGTTGCCGGAGTCGGGGGCGTTGTTGCCGAATATGGCCGGTGCGATTGACGACCGGCCCAATATCTCGTGCATCAACCCCAGCTTCACCTGGCCGAAGCCCTGGCCCCCCAGCTCCGGGTCGAGGTGGCAGGCCCACAGTCCCCGGTCCTTGACTTGCTGCTTCAGCGGCGCGGTCAATGTCTTCCACTGCTCGTCGGTCACCTCCAGCTCGATGGTCTCCAGCGGCAGGATGTGCTCGTCGAGGAACGCCCGGGTCCAGTCAAGCTGCTCTTGGAACTCGGGCTCGGTTTCAAAATCCCAGGCCATACAAGGCCCCTTTCAATCAGGTGGTGAACTCGGAGGGCGGTGGTCTGGGCTAGACGGCCAGCCGCGACAGGCCAGCGCCGTTGTCGCACATGATGCGGCGTATGTCGTCGTCGCTGAACCCGTTGAGGTCGTCCACAAACGACACCGGGTTGGCCAGTCCTTCGGCGTGGGGGAAGTCGGAGCCGAACAGCATGTGATCGGTGCCGATCAGCCCGGCCAGTTCGTGCAGGTCGTCCTCGTAATAGGGCGACACCCACACCTGGTTGCGGAAGGTCTCCACCGGGTCTTCCTCGAAGGCGTGGCGGTGCTGGCCGTAGGTCTTGGCCAGCTTCTGGATGAGGGGCCGTACCCAGTACGAGCCGGTTTCGATGGTGGCCACCCGCAGGTTGGGGAACCGCACCAGCACCCCGTCGGCCAGAAGCGAGGCCATGGTGTCGCTGATCGGGGAGTGCGACAGCAGGCTCTGGAGCGGGTTGTAGCGGAAGGCTTCGGTCTCGGTGCCCAGCCCCCAGCGATGGTTCATGAACGAGTAGCCGGAGTCGCCGGAGTGGAAGGCCACGCACACGCCGTGGTCGTTGAGGAACTGCCACACCGGGTCGTGGGCGGGATGGCCCAGAGAGCGGTAGTTGCCGTGGCCGTCGGGCACCGAGGTGGCCCGGAAGTTCACCAGCCGCAGGCCCCGGCCGATGGCCCATTCCAGTTCGCCCAGTGCCCAGTCCACGTCAACCAGGCTCAGGTACAGGGCGGTGAAAAGGCGCTCTTGGTAGGAGAAGCCCCAGTCGTCGTCCAGCCAGCGGTTGAACGCCCCGAACGCGGCGGTGATGGCGTCGATGTCGTCTTCCAGGCAGGCCTCCATGCCCACGCCCAGGGTGGGGAACAAAAAGCAGCCGCCCAGCCCTTGGGAGTCCATCAGTGCCAAGCGCTCATCGCGGTTGCGGTAAGCGGGGCTGATGGGGTCGAGCTCGCCGAAGGCCTCCCGCATGTCGCTGGCCGAGGTCTTGGCCCGGAAATACTCATCGAGGATGCCGGGTTTGGCCACCGGG contains these protein-coding regions:
- a CDS encoding acyl-CoA dehydrogenase family protein, producing the protein MAWDFETEPEFQEQLDWTRAFLDEHILPLETIELEVTDEQWKTLTAPLKQQVKDRGLWACHLDPELGGQGFGQVKLGLMHEILGRSSIAPAIFGNNAPDSGNAELLAIGGNEEQKKKWMEPLLAGELRSGFSMTEPDTAGSDPTLLETNAVRDGDTWVINGHKWFTSGGSGADFLIAMVVTNPDVHPYQGSSMIVVPTDTPGLEIVRDVPNMHHPYPGQFARHPLGHSEVIYNDVRVPAENLIGEPGDGFVLAQKRLGPGRIHHAMRWIGQSQRALDMMCERALSRFAHGSLLAEKQMVQDFIAETRIDIASARLLCLHAAWHMDKHGSSASRTEIAMIKVYGTKMLFNAIDRSIQVHGALGYSADMPLEEMYRNARASRLVDGADEVHKVSIARRTLKEYAAVDGFPTEHIPTRRAAALERFADHLDIEVMNS
- the yihA gene encoding ribosome biogenesis GTP-binding protein YihA/YsxC: MSKPLALSFLRSASDANQLPESRCEVALVGRSNVGKSSLLNAVANRKGLARTSKAPGATRLLNIFELEGEPGRWLVDLPGYGFAKAPKSDRYRWQQMMDGYLIDRPALVQVLLLIDGLVGPTPLDLQTVEWLTHHDVALRPVATKADKVKSSRRGARRNELAQGLGVAPGDVLWTSAAKGQGIPELRAELAAALRLNP
- a CDS encoding amidohydrolase family protein, yielding MTELGYLAFDADNHYYEATDAFTRHIDPKMAKRCMQWADIGGKQRLIVGGRINRFIPNPTFDPVAKPGILDEYFRAKTSASDMREAFGELDPISPAYRNRDERLALMDSQGLGGCFLFPTLGVGMEACLEDDIDAITAAFGAFNRWLDDDWGFSYQERLFTALYLSLVDVDWALGELEWAIGRGLRLVNFRATSVPDGHGNYRSLGHPAHDPVWQFLNDHGVCVAFHSGDSGYSFMNHRWGLGTETEAFRYNPLQSLLSHSPISDTMASLLADGVLVRFPNLRVATIETGSYWVRPLIQKLAKTYGQHRHAFEEDPVETFRNQVWVSPYYEDDLHELAGLIGTDHMLFGSDFPHAEGLANPVSFVDDLNGFSDDDIRRIMCDNGAGLSRLAV
- a CDS encoding XRE family transcriptional regulator, coding for MSLGEAIATARRARGLTQVALAGQLGITQAALSRYEHNLREPTEGVLGDIASALGLTPDFLDQADRMQGALAVGAHMRRRATAKATAWRRLEAQLNLYRLHAQRLFDEVELHVELTVPWFDPFEYEPDTAARLLRMQWRMPSGPVRDLTGWMEAAGCLIIVADFGTSRVDGLSQWSDSQPVIMLNSTPPTDRRRLTLAHELGHLCLHSHGVPDDVEADASAFAAEFLMPADTIRPQLRNLTTGKLHDLKRHWGVSMQALIERAYRLETISATQRTSFYKKFSKLGWRTHEPVSDELPPEKPRLAAEIGQALIARGLTDSEAAIICGFSPDNPDNPFLSDAAHLRLV
- a CDS encoding HAD-IA family hydrolase gives rise to the protein MVEAVLFDMGGVIVSGPWEGFAAYERENGLPEGLIRRINSTDSDSNAWARMERGEIGLEEFAVAFEGEAAAMGYQVDGMAVLNGLGGELIPSMAEAVRRCSERLKTGLLTNNYAPMGSSERSAELAEVLGRFDVVIESSVVGVRKPDPAFYALACKALSVEPSGCVFLDDLGVNLKPARAMGMTTIKVIDPDEALAELEAAVGFPIRG